CCTACCGGACAAAGCGATTGACCTGATGGACGAAGCCGCTTCCAAACTCCGAATGGAAATCAACTCCAAACCGGAAGAACTGGACGTCCTTGACCGTAAGATCATGCAACTCGAAATCGAGATTGAAGCGATCAAACGGGAAGATGACGAACCGAAATTGAAATCTTTGGGAATTGAATTGGCCAACCTGAAAGAGGATCGGAACGAGATTTATGCCAAATGGAAAAGCGAAAAGGATGTGGTAGACCAAATCCAGGCAGCAAAAACAGGCATTGAAAATTATAAAATAGAAGCCGAAAAAGCAGAACGTGAGGGCGATTACGGTAAAGTAGCCGAACTCCGTTACGGAAAAATAAAAGAAGCACAGGAACAACTGGATGAATTACAGAAAAACCTGGCTGCTAACGAGGGACACTCCCTTATCAAAGAAGAAGTAACGCGTGAAGATATCGCTGAAGTAGTAGCTAAATGGACCGGAATTCCAGTCATGAAAATGCTACAGGGCGAGCGTGAAAAATTGCTGCATCTGGAAGAAGAGCTCCACAAAAGGGTTGTTGGACAGGAAGAAGCGATTGAGGCAGTAAGTGATGCCGTACGAAGAAGCCGTGCAGGATTACAGGATATAAAGAAACCTATTGGTTCATTCCTATTCCTGGGAACTACCGGAGTCGGAAAAACAGAATTGGCAAAAGCACTGGCCTCTTATCTTTTTGATGATGAAAGTGCTATGACCCGTATTGATATGAGTGAGTATCAGGAACGTCACAGTGTGAGCCGCCTTGTAGGCGCACCTCCGGGATATGTTGGTTATGATGAAGGTGGTCAGTTGACAGAAGCCGTTCGTAGAAAACCATATTCTGTAGTGTTACTGGATGAAATCGAAAAAGCGCATCCCGATACTTTTAATATCTTATTGCAGGTATTGGATGAAGGCCGCCTGACTGATAATAAAGGACGATTGGCTGATTTTAAGAATACAATCATCATTATGACTTCCAATATGGGAAGCCAGATCATACAAGAGAAATTTGACAACATGAAAGGTAGCGTAGAAGCTGCAATTGAGCTGGCCAAGGTTGAAGTGCTCGCATTACTAAAACAAACCGTACGTCCGGAATTTATCAACAGGATTGACGACATCGTAATGTTCACTCCGCTGAACCAGGATAATATTAAAGAAATCGTTGGCCTGCAACTAAAATCAATTACTAAAATGCTGGCATTACAGAGCATCACGCTCGACGCCACACCAGAAGCAATTGAATATTTAGCCAAAAAAGGATATGACCCGCAATTTGGAGCACGTCCTGTGAAAAGAGTAGTACAAAAAGAGGTTCTAAACGAACTTTCCAAGGAGATTTTATCCGGGAAAGTTACCACAGAAAGCATTATCCTATTGGATAGTTTCGATGGGAAACTCGTTTTTAGGAATCAGACCGATCTTGTAAAAGAAGAACGTCTATAAGATTTTTATTTGGTTGGTTTGGTTTATCACCGGAAGGCATCAGTTTCGAAAGAAGTTGGTGCCTTTCACCATTTATAGCAGTCTCAAAGTAAAAAAGTCGCTACTCCTCTTTCACTACGATAATGGTGGCTTTAAATCCCGTGGCCAGGTTCCACTGGTCACCCGAAATCAGGTTGCCTTTATCATCCCGAACCTGAAATTCGGCAGTATTAGGCCCGGAAGTTCCCTGATTCAGTGCTTCAAATACAATTTTATTGAATCCAGGTACCA
The Flavobacterium kingsejongi genome window above contains:
- the clpB gene encoding ATP-dependent chaperone ClpB gives rise to the protein MNFNNFTIKSQEALQKAQQIAQNFGHQQIENEHIVKAIFEVDENVTPFLLKKLNVNIGLFQQILDSTLQSFPKVSGGDIMLSRDASATLNEASTIAMKMNDEFVSIEHLLLAIFKSKSKVAQILKDQGVTEKGLKAAIEELRKGERVTSASAEENYNSLNKFAKNLNQLAKDGKLDPVIGRDEEIRRVLQILSRRTKNNPMLVGEPGVGKTAIAEGLAHRIVDGDVPENLKDKIVFSLDMGALIAGAKYKGEFEERLKSVVKEVTNANGDIVLFIDEIHTLVGAGGGEGAMDAANILKPALARGELRAIGATTLDEYQKYFENDKALERRFQKILVDEPDTESAISILRGIKEKYETHHQVRIKDDAIIAAVELSQRYITNRFLPDKAIDLMDEAASKLRMEINSKPEELDVLDRKIMQLEIEIEAIKREDDEPKLKSLGIELANLKEDRNEIYAKWKSEKDVVDQIQAAKTGIENYKIEAEKAEREGDYGKVAELRYGKIKEAQEQLDELQKNLAANEGHSLIKEEVTREDIAEVVAKWTGIPVMKMLQGEREKLLHLEEELHKRVVGQEEAIEAVSDAVRRSRAGLQDIKKPIGSFLFLGTTGVGKTELAKALASYLFDDESAMTRIDMSEYQERHSVSRLVGAPPGYVGYDEGGQLTEAVRRKPYSVVLLDEIEKAHPDTFNILLQVLDEGRLTDNKGRLADFKNTIIIMTSNMGSQIIQEKFDNMKGSVEAAIELAKVEVLALLKQTVRPEFINRIDDIVMFTPLNQDNIKEIVGLQLKSITKMLALQSITLDATPEAIEYLAKKGYDPQFGARPVKRVVQKEVLNELSKEILSGKVTTESIILLDSFDGKLVFRNQTDLVKEERL